Genomic segment of Sphingopyxis lindanitolerans:
AAGCGGAGCTTGGAAAGTCACCAAAGCCGATCCGATCCGCGATCCGCGCGACACGATAAACCTTCTTCATGGCCGCTGATCCGGCTTTCCCTGCCTGCGCCGAATTGCCGCAAACTCATTTGTATTAGTTCTAGTAGTTATGTAACGTCGGCAGGTCGGTTGTGGCAAGGACGTAAAGCGCGATGGGTGGTCGGTCTCCAGGGGCTTCGGGACGTCCCCGACGGCAAGGCCGACAATCCGGACGACCCATCTGTTTGAAATGGCGAAAAGGACCGGAAATGGCAGGGGGCGAGCGCACGAATTCCGCGATTCACGACATCGAAGCCATTCCGCAGCCCGCGCATGACGAATATGCGTGCCGGCGTTTCTGCAGTGCACGTCGCCACGATGCCCAGGAAATATGCTTCCTGCCGGTACGGCTATCGAGCGGGCACTGCCCGAGATGATCGCCGTGGCGCAGGCTGTTGCGCGCAACCCAGCAGGCAATTCTTTCCAAACCGGCGTCGGGTTTGAAGCCCCCGGAACGAGCCCGGCCGGACGTGCCGCGGCGGGTGTCATGCTTTCGGTGGCTGGAAACCGGGCTGATTATTTCTTTGCCAACAACTCCGGATCGGGCCTTTCATTGGAGCGAATCATTGACCCTGGACAGGAATAGCAACGTATATCGCTGGTATGTGGTTGGACTGCTGCTCGCGGTTTTAATCCTGTCCTATTTTGACAGATATATTCTCAGCTTGCTGATCGAGCCGTTGAAAAAGTCGATCCAACTGACTGACTTTCAGGTCGGTTTGCTGCTCGGTCCTGCCTTTTCACTCTTCCATGTGATTGTCGGCATCCCGCTCGGCTGGTTTGCGGATCGAACCAATCGAAAATATCTGCTGATAGGAGGCGTCGTCATCTGGTGCGCGATGACGACCGGCAACGGCTTTGTGACGACATTCGCGGCATTGTTACTGCTGCGCCTCGGCCTCGGTCTTGGCGAGGCGGTGGTCACACCCGCTTCGATCTCGATTATCAGCGATTATTTCAAACGTAGCGAGCGGGCCAGCGCAATCAGCGTTTATTTAGCCGGCCCCTATTTGGGCGCAGGGCTGGCCTTTCTGGTCGGCGGTTTCATCGTCAGCCATCTGGAAACGATGGGGCACGTCAATTGGCCCCTGATCGGCGAGCGAGCGCCATGGCAGGCCGCTTTTATCTTCGTCGGAATCCCGGGCTTCATCATGGCCCTGTTGATGCTCAGCATCCGTGAGCCTGAACGCAAGGAACGCACAGGCGACGCGCTGGGCATCGATGTCGCCTTTCGCTACATTCATCGGCGGTGGCGCGCTTATGGCGTGATCTTCGTCGGTTCCGCGTGCAATTTCGCGATGAGCGCCATGACCTTCTGGAGCGTCCCGCTGTTTCAACGCGTGTATGGATGGGGCATCGCGGAAACCGGGGTGGTCACGGGGCTGTTCTATTTCACTGCGGGGCCATTAGGCACCATGCTTGCCGTGCGGGCGCAAAAGCGGTTCGCTCTCAAGCATAAGGACAGCACGATGCGACAGTTGCTGTTCGGCCTGCTTATCGTGATCCCCGCAAGCGCGCTCTACCCGATCATGCCGCGAGCCGAATTTGCGGTGGCGCTGATGTTCGTGGCCTTTATCGGCAAATCGGTTGCAACCCCAGGCGGCCCTGCGTCGATGATGCAGATCACGCCCGGCGAGATGCGCAGCCAATCGATGGCGATTTTCAATACGGTGATCGCGCTGATCGGACCGCTGCTTGGTCCGCCCCTGATTGGTTTGGCGATCGACGCAAGTGGCGATCCAAATTCCATTGGCGTCGTCCTAAGTGCCTATGTGCTGATCATCGGCGTTCCCGCAATCCTGCTGCTGGCTCTCGGCCTGCGTCATTATCGCGCCGCGGTTCAGGATATGGAAGAAGCACTCGAACCCTGATCCGGCAGCCGCGTCATCCGCCTGCGTTTGCTGATCGCGGTCGTCAGGACAATCCATAGTCGCGAAAAACCGATTCCCGGTCGGCATCGACCGCGGGAACGTTGCGGCGCATGCCCAAACGCTTTCCGTCC
This window contains:
- a CDS encoding MFS transporter, which codes for MVGLLLAVLILSYFDRYILSLLIEPLKKSIQLTDFQVGLLLGPAFSLFHVIVGIPLGWFADRTNRKYLLIGGVVIWCAMTTGNGFVTTFAALLLLRLGLGLGEAVVTPASISIISDYFKRSERASAISVYLAGPYLGAGLAFLVGGFIVSHLETMGHVNWPLIGERAPWQAAFIFVGIPGFIMALLMLSIREPERKERTGDALGIDVAFRYIHRRWRAYGVIFVGSACNFAMSAMTFWSVPLFQRVYGWGIAETGVVTGLFYFTAGPLGTMLAVRAQKRFALKHKDSTMRQLLFGLLIVIPASALYPIMPRAEFAVALMFVAFIGKSVATPGGPASMMQITPGEMRSQSMAIFNTVIALIGPLLGPPLIGLAIDASGDPNSIGVVLSAYVLIIGVPAILLLALGLRHYRAAVQDMEEALEP